A single window of Rana temporaria chromosome 1, aRanTem1.1, whole genome shotgun sequence DNA harbors:
- the LOC120944232 gene encoding vomeronasal type-2 receptor 26-like, with amino-acid sequence MGDKDSCHKCSEEEWPNDNNQCVPKLVEFLSYGNDPVPLTVSVISVLLFVKTSAIFCIFIVFRETPVVRANNQNLSFILLASIMLSFLCVFLFLGRPGPISCMFRQTSFGIIFSVAVSSILAKTIMVYMAFNSTKPGSFWKKYIGVKIPNCLVLLCSFIQVLISIIWLLTACPYPETNTDLYDDTIIIQCNEGSTLAFYILLGYMGLLAAVSFFVAFLARNLPDSFNETKFITFSMLVFCSVWITFIPAYMSVTGKNTVLVEIFAILSSSLGILGCIFIPKCYIILVKPDLNSKRILIKQIKTCQ; translated from the exons ATGGGAG ATAAAGATTCATGTCATAAATGTTCAGAAGAGGAGTGGCCAAACGATAACAACCAGTGTGTACCTAAACTTGTTGAATTTCTGTCTTATGGGAATGACCCGGTTCCTCTCACAGTCTCAGTTATTTCTGTTTTACTATTTGTTAAAACCTCTGCTATTTTTTGTATCTTTATTGTATTTCGAGAGACTCCAGTGGTCAGAGCTAATAACCAAAACTTGAGCTTCATTCTCCTGGCCTCCATCATGTTGAGCTTcctctgtgtgtttttgtttttgggtcGGCCTGGTCCTATCAGCTGCATGTTTCGTCAGACCTCCTTTGGAATCATCTTTTCAGTGGCTGTATCTTCCATTCTAGCCAAAACTATTATGGTCTACATGGCCTTCAACTCCACCAAGCCTGGAAGTTTCTGGAAAAAATATATTGGAGTAAAAATACCCAACTGTTTGGTTCTTCTTTGTTCATTTATCCAGGTTTTAATCAGCATCATTTGGTTATTGACTGCCTGTCCATATCCAGAGACTAACACTGACCTATATGATGATACAATCATTATTCAATGTAATGAAGGATCTACTCTGGCATTTTACATACTCCTTGGTTACATGGGACTACTAGCAGCTGTAAGTTTCTTTGTGGCTTTTCTGGCCAGAAATTTACCAGATAGTTTCAATGAGACAAAATTCATCACCTTCAGCATGttggtgttctgcagtgtctggatcACTTTTATCCCAGCCTATATGAGTGTTACAGGGAAGAACACTGTGCTTGTAGAGATATTTGCAATTTTATCTTCCAGTTTAGGAATTTTGGGTTGCATATTTATTCCCAAATGTTATATTATCCTGGTGAAACCAGATTTAAATTCAAAACGTATATTAATAAAACAAATCAAAACCTGCCAATAA